Genomic window (bacterium):
CGAGTCGCTCGCGGCCGTGCCGGACGATCGATGGACGGCGGCCTCGCTCGCGGGGATGCTGGACGCGCTCGGCGCCGCTGGGTTCTCCGTCTCGGTGCCGGTGGTCGCCCGCTGCCTCAGCCGGCTGCGCGCGCTTGTGCGCCGGGACGGAACGTGGGTGTCCGACGAGGGCGAGGCGTATCATATGGACGTGACGCTGGCGGCGCTGCGCGCGCTCGTCTCATACGGCGCGGCGGCGGCGGCCGGTGCTGGGGGTACCGCATGAGCGAGCAGGTGATCAAGTCGCTGCAGACGATGTTCAGCGACGCGCTCGAGGAGCGCCGCGGCATCGTGGTCTACTCACGTCTCGAGCCGGCGGAGATGGACCGCATGGCGCGGCGCGTCGAACGCGAGACGCTGGAGAAGCTGCGCGGCGCCCTGCCGGACGAGACGATCGACCAGCGCGTGCTGAACCTCCGCGAGCGCCTGGCGCGCATGGAGGGCGACCTGGCCGAACTCGGCGAGGTCGGCGACATCCGCGAAGCGAGCCGTCAGCTGCAGACCGACGAGATCATCTGGCAGGCCTTCGAAGACATCGCCTGGATGCTCGGGTTCAACGAGGCGCGGCGCGACTAGCGTGGCGCCCGCGCGCGGGGATTCGGCGGGCGGTCCCTTGGCCGCGCTGCACGCGCGGTTGGACGCGACGATCGATGCGCACGTCGCGGAGATCGTGGCGCTCGCCGCCATTCCCGCGCCGAGCTTCGAAGAACGGGAACGGGCAGCTCATGTGGCGGCCCGGTTTCGCGACGCGGGCCTCGCGGATGTGGCCGTCGACGGCGCGGACAACGTGCGGGGACATCTCGCCCAGGCCGGCGCCGGGGCGCCGGCGGCATCCGGCGGACGTTCCCTGGTGCTGGCCGCGCACATCGACACGGTGTTCCCCCGCGCCGCGCACGAGCCGCCGCGCCGCGACGGCGGACGGCTCGCCGGCTCGAGCGTCCGGGACAACTCCGCCGGGGTGGCCGCGCTCGTCACTGTGTCGCGTGCGCTGCGGGAGGCGGGCGTCAGGCTGCCGTGCGCCGTCGAGTTCGTCGCGACGACGGGCGAGGAAGGCCTCGGCGATCTCCGCGGGATACGCTTCCGCCTGCGGCCGGAGGAGCGACGGCCCGAGGCGGTAGTCGCGGTGGACGGCACGTTGGGCCAGATCGTGCACCAGGGCATCGCGGTGAAGCGCTACACAGTCCGCTTCGAGACGCCCGGCGGGCACAGCTGGAGCGGATTCGGCACGCCGAGCGCGGTCCACCACCTCGCGCGCGTCATCGACCGGCTGGCCGCGACGCCGGTGCCGCCGGCGCCCAAGACGACGTTCAACGTCGGGGTCGTGCGCGGCGGCACGTCCGTGAACTCGATCGCGGCGTCGGCGGAGATGCAGGTCGATTTCCGTTCACTGGAGAGCTCACCCGTTGACCGGTTGAGCGAGACGCTGCGGCGGCTCGTGGCGGCGGAAGAGGCCGCCGGTGTGCGCGCGTCGATCGCGCAGGTCGGCGACCGGCCCGGCGGAGCGATTCCCGCGCAGCATCCGCTCGTCGCCGCCGTGCGGGGGGCGTATCTTGCCTGGGGCGTCGAACCGCATCTGACCGCGGCCAGCACCGACGCGAACGTCCCGCTCGCCCTCGGCATCCCGGCCGTAGCGGCCGGCGTCTCCCGCGGCGGCAACCTGCACGCGCCCGGGGAGTGGCTGGAGATCGACTCGCTGCGACCGGGGCTGCACGCGCTCGCGGACACGATCGTCCGCGCGGCGGACTGGATCGCGGGCGGAACTCGAGGGACTTAGCGGCGGCGGCCGCCGCGCTTCGCTTCGGTGTTGCGCTTGAGGTCGAGGAGCCGCTCCTCGCTCTCTTTCATGAACTTCGTCAGTTTCTCTTCGAACGAGGCTTTGGAGCGGACGCGCGCCTGGCGTTCGGCGGGGTCGAGGGCCTGCTTGACGGAAAGGTCGAGCTTGCCCTTTTCGTTGTAGCCAAGGACTTTGACCCTGACGCGTTCTTGTTCTTTGAGATAATCGCGGACGTCTTTGACGTAGGTGTCGGCGATTTCTGAGATGTGGACGAGGCCGCTCTTGCCCTCCCCGAGTTCTACGAACGCGCCGTAGTGCGTGATCTT
Coding sequences:
- a CDS encoding S1 RNA-binding domain-containing protein, whose amino-acid sequence is MSLEAGSILEGIVVKITHYGAFVELGEGKSGLVHISEIADTYVKDVRDYLKEQERVRVKVLGYNEKGKLDLSVKQALDPAERQARVRSKASFEEKLTKFMKESEERLLDLKRNTEAKRGGRRR
- a CDS encoding M20/M25/M40 family metallo-hydrolase, which codes for MAALHARLDATIDAHVAEIVALAAIPAPSFEERERAAHVAARFRDAGLADVAVDGADNVRGHLAQAGAGAPAASGGRSLVLAAHIDTVFPRAAHEPPRRDGGRLAGSSVRDNSAGVAALVTVSRALREAGVRLPCAVEFVATTGEEGLGDLRGIRFRLRPEERRPEAVVAVDGTLGQIVHQGIAVKRYTVRFETPGGHSWSGFGTPSAVHHLARVIDRLAATPVPPAPKTTFNVGVVRGGTSVNSIAASAEMQVDFRSLESSPVDRLSETLRRLVAAEEAAGVRASIAQVGDRPGGAIPAQHPLVAAVRGAYLAWGVEPHLTAASTDANVPLALGIPAVAAGVSRGGNLHAPGEWLEIDSLRPGLHALADTIVRAADWIAGGTRGT